Genomic window (Candidatus Methanoperedens sp.):
GGTATCCGGTACAACGCATGCCCAAGTTCATTACATGCATGGATCCGATTGCAATAAGGTCAAAGGTGGTAATAGATGCGACTGGACATGATTCAGTCCTTGTCAAACGCCTCTGGCAGCAAAAGAGATTAACCATCCCTGAACCGCCAGGCTGCGGCTCTCTGTGGGTTGATGAAGCAGAAAAACAGACCGTAGATCTCACCCACGAGATATATCCGGGCCTGATTGTGGCAGGCATGGCTGCCACTTCAACATACGGTGCGCCGCGCATGGGACCGATTTTCGGCGGTATGCTGCTTGCAGGAAAGAAAGCGGCAGAGCTTGCGCATGAGAAGATTATGGGAGTAAAAGTAAAAGGCATGGGCAAAGGCTTGAAAATCAGCCATCGAGCGCCTGATGTCCTCGTGACCGAGTAAATTATACAACCGGTACGATAGTTCGGGTGAGAGCCCAACCCCTATCTTTTTATAGTTCTAAAATCAATTCTTATTAGTGGAGGTTAAAATATGCAAGGAATGATGGACGGCTACGGTTATGGCTATGGCATGATGGGCGGTGGTTGGTGGATTTTAGGGCTTATCTTCTGGCTCCTTGTGCTCATCGGGCTTGTCCTCCTTATCAAATACCTGTGGGAAGGCGGCGCCAAGCGAGTGGATTCAGCCCTTGAAATCCTGAAGAAAAGGTATGCCAGCGGAGAGATAAGCAAGGAAGAGTTCGAAGAGAAAAAGAAAGACCTGGTATGAAAAGCCCGAAAATTGCAATAATCCTTATTGCAGTCGGCGTGATAGGGCTTTTTGCGGTGACCCTCTATTCGCCATCGTACAGTGCATACACAACGTCAGGTTTCAAAAGCAACGGGGAGAGGATATATTTCACAGCCACGTCGAATTCGGGTAAACCCATTATTTCATCAATAGGAACGATGGCAATGCGTGGAATGATGAGCTGCGCCGCCTGTCATGGTGTAGACGGGAAAGGAGGGCGGGGAAGGATGATGATGTGGACGTTTGATGCATCGGATATCAGATATTCTACATTGACAGCAGGGGGCGGGAATGAAACACCATATACCGACGAACTCATCAAACGGGCGATTACGCAAGGTGTTGATGCTGATGGAAAGAGGCTTGAGCCGCCAATGCCTGTATGGCAGATGTCAGATAGCGACCTTAACGACCTGCTCGAATATCTTAAGAGTCTGAAGTAACCGCTATCCTGAACTTGAACCTTTATTTCTTATCAAGCAAGTAGCTGCCGATTACTATTACGATAAGAGCCACTACACTTATCGGTATGCTCTTATCAATTGCTCCTTCCACACCGCCTATTATTCCCACTGCGTAAAGTACGTAGCCTATTATTTTTTCGTTACTCATAAAACCACCTGATATGTATATACGATATATAATTATATTTATACTTTTTCTTTGGGTAGCACAGGGATTATCCTGTAAGATTCCGAAAGCGGGCTGGGAGGGATTTGAACCCACGACCGTCGGATTAAGAGTCCGACGCTCTGCCTGTCTAAGCTACCAGCCCAATAGAAAGGGCTTTCCTCTAATCATGCTATCTAAATATATACATTTCGCAGTTACTATACCATGAAAATTGCACGCGATACATTAAATTTCATACTCGAAGTCTGCAAATCCTCGTATCCAAAAGAGTTTGCCGGCATGCTTTCCGCAGATGGCGATGTCATAACAGACGTCGTGGTCGTCCCCGGAACCGAATCAACCGATGAGAGCGCGGTAATGCAATTATTCATGCTTCCAAATATACGCACAGTGGGAACGGTGCACAGCCATCCAACAGGCGACACAAGACCATCAACCGCCGACCTTGAACTGTTCGATGCAAAAGGCCAGATACATATAATTGCAGGGGCGCCTTATACTATCGCAAGCTGGACATGCTACAATAAAGAGGGAAAACCTGTCAAACTTGAGATAGTCGATTACGAGTTTAAAGAAAACGAAGAGAACTGGTAGTTATTTCTTCTTGCGGGTTTCTATCTCTTTCTTAAGCCATGGGCCAACATCTTCCCCGTGAACAAGAGTCTTCAGGTCGTCTTTTAAATTGCTGGGCTTAACCTTGATCAGCCAGCCCTCGCCA
Coding sequences:
- a CDS encoding SHOCT domain-containing protein, translating into MQGMMDGYGYGYGMMGGGWWILGLIFWLLVLIGLVLLIKYLWEGGAKRVDSALEILKKRYASGEISKEEFEEKKKDLV
- a CDS encoding cytochrome c; the protein is MKSPKIAIILIAVGVIGLFAVTLYSPSYSAYTTSGFKSNGERIYFTATSNSGKPIISSIGTMAMRGMMSCAACHGVDGKGGRGRMMMWTFDASDIRYSTLTAGGGNETPYTDELIKRAITQGVDADGKRLEPPMPVWQMSDSDLNDLLEYLKSLK
- a CDS encoding Mov34/MPN/PAD-1 family protein — its product is MKIARDTLNFILEVCKSSYPKEFAGMLSADGDVITDVVVVPGTESTDESAVMQLFMLPNIRTVGTVHSHPTGDTRPSTADLELFDAKGQIHIIAGAPYTIASWTCYNKEGKPVKLEIVDYEFKENEENW